In the genome of Candidatus Limnocylindria bacterium, the window CCGGCATGACCGCGCAGCATCTCGGAGGCGAGCTGCGTCTCGGCTTTGCTGAGCGCGTGGACCTTGCCCATACCACGCGCCGTAGCGAGCAGCGTGGCGTTCCGCTCGAGGTAGACGGCGGCGAAGACGGCGGCGCGCACGTCCTTGCCGGTGACCACGCAGCCGTGTCCGCGCATCAGGACGACGGTCCGGCCGCCGAGCGCCTTCGCGAGATCGTCAGCCTGCGCGGCGTCGCGCACGAGCAGATCCGTGTCGCCGGATCGCGTCGCGATATCCCACACCGGGATCTCATGTCCGATCACCGAGCCCATGTGATAGATCGGCTGCAGCGGAACGCCCGTCACGCTGAACGGGATGACCGCCGGCGCGTGCGAATGTACGACCGCGCCGACATCCGCGCGGTGGCGATACAGCGCGGCGTGGATCGCCACCTCCTCATACGAACGCCGCTCGCCGCCGGCCACGCGCGCGCCACTCAGGTCCAGCAGCTGAAGGTCATCGGCCTCGACGAGCTCGGGTGCGCGCGTGTGGGAGATCAGAAAGCGATCCGTTGCTGTGGGATGCCGCACGCTCACGTGACCGAAGGCGTCGAGGATGCCCTCGTTCGAGAGGATGTGGTTCGCCAGGACGAGATCGTCCACGGTCTCGCGCGGAGCGAATTCGCTCACGAGCCTCCACGGCGCTCCGCCACGCGCCGCCGATACCCGAGCTGCTCGAGCCACGCGAGAGAATTGCCGGTGATCACGACGCTCGCGCTCGGAAGATCGGCGGCGCGGCGCACGCCCGAGAGGAAGATCGCGGTGCGCAGCTCGAGCTCGAACGCGTTGATCCACTCGAGCACCGCGCCCTCACCTTTGAGTGCCGCTTGGAGCAGCGGGCGCCCGACGCCGACCACCGTCGCGCCGAGAGCGAGCGCCTTCGCGGCATCGAGCCCGCTGCGCACGCCGCCGGTCGCAATGACCGGCAGCCCCGCCGCGGCCGCCCCGACGACGGCGACCGCCGTCGGCACGCCCCAGTCGCGGAACCGCTCGCCCAGACCCATCCGCTGCTTGTCTCCGCGCGCCGCCGCGCGGAGGGACTCGATCGCGGCGAACGACGTTCCACCGACGCCGCCGACATCGATCGCCTTCACGCCGAGCCGGCGCAGGCGACGCGCGACGGCGAGCGTGATGCCCGCCCCGGTCTCTTTCGCGATCACCGGGACCGGCGAGCGGCGCGTGAGCGCGCGCA includes:
- a CDS encoding class II aldolase/adducin family protein, whose product is MSEFAPRETVDDLVLANHILSNEGILDAFGHVSVRHPTATDRFLISHTRAPELVEADDLQLLDLSGARVAGGERRSYEEVAIHAALYRHRADVGAVVHSHAPAVIPFSVTGVPLQPIYHMGSVIGHEIPVWDIATRSGDTDLLVRDAAQADDLAKALGGRTVVLMRGHGCVVTGKDVRAAVFAAVYLERNATLLATARGMGKVHALSKAETQLASEMLRGHAGERAWEYWVRRLPQRAGSEKD
- the fni gene encoding type 2 isopentenyl-diphosphate Delta-isomerase — its product is MSEAEEIARRKGEHLQLAAEGDVETRSSAGWEDVHLVHDALPSIDAKDIDVGTRFLGHALRLPLAISGMTGGHGRAIAVNELLARVAEKTGIAIGVGSQRAALRDPSLSATYSVVRENAPHAFVIANVGISQLVKQDSEGALAVKDIEKILKMVKADALALHLNYLEESVQPEGQTRAKGSDAAVRALTRRSPVPVIAKETGAGITLAVARRLRRLGVKAIDVGGVGGTSFAAIESLRAAARGDKQRMGLGERFRDWGVPTAVAVVGAAAAGLPVIATGGVRSGLDAAKALALGATVVGVGRPLLQAALKGEGAVLEWINAFELELRTAIFLSGVRRAADLPSASVVITGNSLAWLEQLGYRRRVAERRGGS